Within the Bacillus marinisedimentorum genome, the region ACTGGATGGAAGGATATCCGAAACTGGATTCCGTCATTTTCAAGTCGATCCCTGATAACTCTGCACGTCTGAATGCATTGAAAACTGGCGAAGTTGATATTGCTGACGGCGTCAACCCGACAGATGTTGCGCAGATTGAAAGCGACAGCAACCTGCAAGTGTTCAAGCGTCCTTCCATGAATGTCGGCTACCTTGGTTTGACATCAAACCGCGAGCCGCTGAATAACAAGAAAGTCCGGCAGGCTCTCAACCATGCTGTTGATAAGCAGGCGATCATTGATGCATTCTATGCAGGCCAGGCAGAACCGGCTAAAAACCCGATGCCTCCTGTAATCGCAGGCTATAACGATGATGTAGAGGCATATCCTTATGACCTTGATAAAGCGAAGCAGCTTCTTGAAGAAGCCGGCTATGCTGATGGATTCGAAATGGAACTGTGGGCAATGCCGGTTCCGCGTCCTTACATGCCGGACGGCCAAAAAGTGGCTGAAGTCATCCAGGCAAGTTTTGAAAAAATCGGCGTAAAAGCTGAAATCAAGTCTTATGAGTGGGCCACTTACCTTGAAAAGGCACGTAATGGTGAAGCGGATTCCTTCTTGCTGGGCTGGACTGGCGATAACGGGGATGCCGACAACTTCCTTTATGTCCTCCTTGACAAGGACAACATCGGAAGCAACAACTACACATATTATGAAAATGATGAACTTCACGACATCTTGATTGAAGCCCAATCCACAGTTGATGAGGCGAAACGTGAAGAGCTTTATAAAAAAGCACAGGAAATCATTCATGAGGATGCACCGTGGATTCCGCTTGTACACTCTACACCTG harbors:
- a CDS encoding ABC transporter substrate-binding protein, whose protein sequence is MRKRKGLVWSIMLTLVLSLVLAGCGGSDETSGEGDKVKDAGSGDSPEQTLIFGRGGDSVALDPITVTDGESFKVTKNVFDTLIDYGDQDTEIQPALAEEWDASEDGLTYTLKLREGVKFHDGTDFNADAVVYNFDRWMNGTKDKFYYYASMFGGFKGDEGHVIKEVKAVDDYTVEFTLKRPQAPFLKNLAMSPFGIASPDAIEKQGDKFAENPVGTGPFVFKEWKRNDRIVLEKNEEYWMEGYPKLDSVIFKSIPDNSARLNALKTGEVDIADGVNPTDVAQIESDSNLQVFKRPSMNVGYLGLTSNREPLNNKKVRQALNHAVDKQAIIDAFYAGQAEPAKNPMPPVIAGYNDDVEAYPYDLDKAKQLLEEAGYADGFEMELWAMPVPRPYMPDGQKVAEVIQASFEKIGVKAEIKSYEWATYLEKARNGEADSFLLGWTGDNGDADNFLYVLLDKDNIGSNNYTYYENDELHDILIEAQSTVDEAKREELYKKAQEIIHEDAPWIPLVHSTPALGGKANIKNFFPHPTGSDKLTKVVFE